Proteins encoded in a region of the Tautonia rosea genome:
- a CDS encoding sodium-translocating pyrophosphatase, which yields MTDIPIPIWWWLAPIGAIAALVSAFGFYRQLLAASPGDERMQEIAGYVREGAFAYLKRQYLVVGLAFLFLVILLAVQSFVLKQQHGLVPFAFLTGGFFSGLSGFIGMNTATLASNRTTQGAKESLNRGLQVAFRAGAVMGLVVVGLGLLDISAWFWLLAWLLPRTIDGFHMSLEQITVVMLTFGMGASTQALFARVGGGIFTKAADVGADLVGKVEAGIPEDDPRNPAVIADNVGDNVGDVAGMGADLYESYCGSILATAALGAAAALGLRGASGEVLSPGDMIYAQAQLVAAPMILAGIGILLSILGIFLVKTEEGASQLSLLWALRRGIYGSSAFIVLAALLVCWIVLPAEIWLGVFLAITVGLIVGVLIGYFTEYYTSADFTPTKWIADQSATGPATTIIAGMAQGMLSTWASIAIVGLGTILAYFIAGGATNATLGLYGVGFAAVGMLSTLGVTLATDAYGPIADNAGGNAEMTHQPPEVRHRTDALDSLGNTTAATGKGFAIGSAALTALALLAAFVEEVRIGIQREGLSFVEAHQGELELGGIYPIGNGKYVEFSETVDPETGFYPTYFASSGGAPFVEADGELVQASDTQIVEHYKPEIEAATPIINLVRVRTASLANFMEYYGVNLMNPKLLVGVFAGVLMVFVFCGLTMKAVGRAAGRMVEEVRRQFRELNLLTDPNAKADYAECVTIATRGAQREMIVPAILAVSAPLVVGMVLDVSGLMGLLAGALTAGFAMAIFMANSGGAWDNAKKYIEAGAMGGKGSEPHKAAVVGDTVGDPFKDTSGPSLNILIKLMSMVAVVFAGVIVKYAPLIGDFLGIN from the coding sequence ATGACCGACATTCCGATTCCGATCTGGTGGTGGCTGGCTCCGATCGGGGCGATTGCCGCTCTGGTCTCCGCCTTCGGCTTCTACCGCCAGTTGCTTGCCGCTTCGCCCGGCGATGAGCGGATGCAGGAGATTGCCGGTTACGTCCGAGAAGGGGCCTTTGCCTACCTCAAGCGGCAGTATCTGGTGGTGGGTCTGGCGTTCCTGTTCCTGGTGATCTTGCTGGCCGTGCAGTCGTTCGTCCTGAAGCAGCAGCACGGCCTGGTACCGTTTGCCTTTCTGACCGGCGGGTTCTTCAGCGGCTTGAGCGGCTTCATCGGCATGAATACCGCCACCCTGGCCTCGAACCGGACAACGCAGGGGGCCAAGGAGTCGCTCAACCGAGGCTTGCAGGTCGCCTTCCGCGCCGGGGCGGTGATGGGCCTGGTGGTCGTCGGTCTCGGATTACTCGACATCAGCGCCTGGTTCTGGCTCCTGGCCTGGCTCTTGCCGCGAACGATCGACGGCTTCCACATGTCGCTGGAACAGATCACCGTGGTGATGTTGACCTTCGGCATGGGTGCCTCCACTCAAGCCCTCTTTGCCCGCGTTGGCGGCGGCATCTTCACCAAGGCGGCCGACGTGGGGGCCGACCTCGTCGGGAAGGTCGAGGCGGGGATACCCGAAGACGACCCTCGCAACCCGGCCGTGATTGCCGATAACGTCGGCGATAACGTCGGCGATGTGGCCGGCATGGGAGCCGACCTTTATGAGAGCTACTGCGGGTCGATCCTCGCCACCGCCGCGCTGGGAGCGGCCGCGGCCCTGGGGCTTCGGGGGGCGAGCGGAGAAGTGCTCAGCCCCGGGGACATGATCTATGCGCAGGCCCAGCTGGTCGCCGCGCCGATGATCCTGGCCGGGATCGGCATCTTGCTCTCGATTCTCGGCATCTTCCTGGTCAAGACCGAGGAAGGAGCCAGCCAATTAAGCCTTTTGTGGGCCTTGCGACGCGGAATTTACGGCTCCAGTGCGTTTATTGTGCTTGCAGCCTTGCTGGTCTGCTGGATCGTCTTGCCGGCCGAGATTTGGCTCGGGGTCTTCCTGGCGATCACCGTTGGTCTGATTGTCGGTGTCCTGATCGGCTACTTCACGGAGTACTACACGTCGGCCGACTTTACACCGACGAAGTGGATTGCCGATCAGAGCGCGACCGGACCGGCCACGACGATCATCGCCGGGATGGCGCAGGGGATGCTCAGCACCTGGGCATCGATTGCCATCGTCGGTCTGGGGACGATCCTGGCCTACTTCATTGCCGGGGGAGCAACCAACGCGACTCTGGGGCTTTATGGCGTTGGCTTCGCGGCCGTCGGGATGCTCTCGACCCTGGGTGTGACCCTGGCGACCGACGCCTATGGGCCGATCGCCGACAACGCCGGCGGCAACGCCGAGATGACCCACCAACCTCCCGAGGTTCGTCATCGGACCGATGCGCTCGACTCGCTTGGCAACACCACGGCCGCGACGGGTAAGGGGTTCGCCATCGGCTCGGCCGCGTTGACGGCCTTGGCCTTGCTGGCGGCCTTTGTCGAGGAGGTTCGGATTGGCATCCAGCGTGAGGGGCTCTCCTTCGTTGAGGCTCATCAAGGGGAGCTGGAACTGGGCGGAATCTATCCGATCGGCAACGGGAAATACGTTGAGTTCTCCGAAACGGTTGATCCGGAAACCGGCTTCTACCCGACCTATTTTGCGTCCAGCGGAGGGGCGCCGTTTGTCGAGGCCGATGGCGAACTGGTGCAGGCCAGTGATACGCAGATCGTTGAGCATTACAAGCCCGAGATCGAAGCGGCCACACCGATCATCAACCTGGTTCGGGTTCGGACGGCCAGCCTGGCCAATTTCATGGAGTATTACGGCGTCAACCTGATGAACCCGAAGCTCCTGGTCGGGGTCTTCGCGGGGGTCTTGATGGTCTTCGTCTTCTGCGGCCTGACCATGAAAGCCGTGGGACGGGCCGCCGGTCGGATGGTCGAGGAGGTCCGCCGCCAGTTCCGCGAGCTGAACCTCTTGACCGACCCGAACGCCAAGGCCGACTATGCCGAGTGCGTGACCATCGCCACCAGAGGAGCCCAGCGCGAGATGATCGTGCCGGCGATTCTGGCGGTTTCAGCCCCTCTGGTCGTTGGGATGGTCCTCGACGTCAGCGGCCTGATGGGCCTGCTGGCCGGGGCCCTGACGGCGGGCTTCGCGATGGCCATTTTCATGGCCAACTCCGGAGGAGCCTGGGATAACGCCAAGAAGTACATCGAGGCCGGAGCGATGGGGGGCAAGGGGTCCGAGCCCCACAAGGCGGCCGTAGTCGGCGATACGGTCGGCGACCCGTTCAAGGATACTTCGGGCCCGAGCCTGAACATTCTCATCAAGCTGATGAGCATGGTCGCCGTGGTCTTCGCGGGGGTGATCGTGAAGTACGCCCCGCTGATCGGCGATTTTCTCGGGATCAACTGA
- a CDS encoding DUF1553 domain-containing protein, translating into MSFHPPRLGFISLISSICLLLGGGTPRETSAEDLPNPDRVDFGRQIRPILSDRCFHCHGPDEADRKGGLRLDTQEGVLAETPSGARAVVPGDLDASELIWRITSDDDLDRMPPPHSGRTLSDDEIDLLRRWVEQGADWEQHWAFNPVAEVSIPDVSDPSWPANPIDRFVLARLDAEGLSPAPEADRERLIRRLALDLTGLPPSVAEVDAFLADDRPDAYERLVDRLLDSPRFGEHQAVGWLDLARYADTYGYQADVERAVWPWRDWVIRSFSTNMPFDQFLTWQIAGDLIPPDELAPDDGYDPILATAFNRLHRMTNEGGSIEEEFRAEYIADRTDTLGTAILGLTIGCARCHDHKYDPISQRNYYELSSFFDNIDESGLYSHFTNATPTPTLLLTQGDQDQQIESFESQIQEAEAALAHLADQRREAFDAWLDQSDHEPTVIGLIGDFPLDEIASDSQTTPNLANPDAPGRLVDAPQPIDGQVGGGLLLSGENSLVLPMGNFTRDDPFTVALWARTPDTKDRAVLFHRSRAWTDAGSRGYQLLIEDGRLSASLVHFWPGNAIGIQAIDPMPPETWVHLAVTYDGSSRADGITLYVNGRPAPVEVVRDHLVKDITGGGGDELTFGQRFRDRGFIGGMIDSIKVADRRLTPLEVAHLYDGTSIADALTSPNEHLFAYYLANHDPEYRARLAALRDLRRQRSSLVESIPELMVMREMPEPRQTFLLARGAYDAPRDPVESGTPEALLPFPTDQPRNRLGLARWLTDPEHPLTARVAVNRHWKDLFGRGLVATPEDFGSQGAAPPHPELLDWLAQSFIDSGWDVKQLIRTIVTSSTYRQDSTVDPEVRARDPENLLLARGPVRRLRGETIRDAALAASGLLVETIGGRPVKPYQPAGIWEENSGQTYVRDEGPGSRRRSLYTFWKRTAPPPSMITLDASAREVCTVLRPTTMTPLQALLLLNDPQYVEAARALAVRAMHEGGDTLDARITFAFRSAIGRAPTPDESEILTEVYHEQIDEFQEAPSRAEAFLAIGDEPPDPSLDPVEQAAFAVLVQVILNHDECHMKR; encoded by the coding sequence ATGAGCTTCCACCCGCCTCGACTCGGCTTCATTAGCCTGATTTCCTCGATCTGCCTCCTGCTCGGCGGCGGCACGCCCCGGGAGACATCCGCCGAGGACCTGCCCAACCCCGATCGCGTCGATTTCGGTCGACAGATCCGGCCGATCCTCTCCGACCGCTGCTTCCACTGCCACGGTCCCGACGAGGCCGACCGCAAAGGGGGGCTCAGGCTCGACACCCAGGAAGGAGTCCTGGCCGAAACCCCCTCGGGAGCCCGCGCCGTGGTTCCCGGCGACCTCGACGCGAGCGAGCTGATCTGGCGGATCACCTCCGACGACGACCTCGACCGCATGCCCCCGCCCCACTCCGGCCGCACCCTTTCCGACGACGAGATCGACCTGCTCCGCCGCTGGGTCGAGCAGGGGGCCGACTGGGAACAGCACTGGGCGTTCAACCCCGTCGCTGAGGTCTCCATCCCGGACGTGAGCGACCCCTCCTGGCCGGCCAACCCGATCGACCGCTTCGTCCTCGCCCGGCTCGACGCCGAAGGGCTCTCACCCGCCCCCGAAGCAGATCGCGAACGCCTGATCCGCCGCCTCGCGCTCGACCTCACCGGCCTGCCCCCCTCGGTCGCCGAGGTCGACGCCTTCCTCGCCGACGATCGCCCCGATGCCTACGAACGCCTCGTCGATCGCCTCCTCGACTCCCCCCGATTCGGCGAGCACCAGGCCGTCGGATGGCTCGACCTGGCCCGCTATGCCGACACCTACGGATATCAGGCCGATGTCGAGCGGGCCGTCTGGCCCTGGCGCGACTGGGTCATCCGATCGTTCAGTACGAACATGCCCTTCGATCAGTTCCTCACCTGGCAGATTGCTGGCGACCTGATCCCCCCCGACGAGCTTGCCCCCGACGACGGCTACGACCCGATCCTCGCCACCGCCTTCAACCGCCTCCACCGCATGACCAACGAAGGGGGCAGCATCGAGGAAGAATTCCGAGCTGAGTACATCGCTGACCGCACCGACACCCTCGGCACCGCCATCCTCGGCCTGACCATCGGTTGCGCCCGCTGCCACGATCACAAATATGATCCGATCAGCCAGCGCAACTATTACGAACTCTCCAGCTTCTTCGACAACATCGACGAATCCGGCCTCTACTCCCACTTCACCAACGCCACCCCCACCCCGACCCTGCTGTTGACCCAGGGCGACCAGGATCAACAGATCGAATCCTTTGAATCCCAGATCCAGGAAGCCGAGGCCGCCCTCGCCCACCTGGCCGACCAGCGCCGCGAGGCGTTCGACGCCTGGCTCGACCAGTCCGACCACGAGCCGACGGTCATCGGCCTGATCGGCGACTTCCCGCTTGATGAGATTGCCAGTGACAGCCAGACGACCCCGAACCTGGCCAACCCCGACGCCCCCGGTCGCCTCGTCGATGCCCCCCAGCCGATCGACGGCCAGGTCGGCGGCGGCCTCTTGCTGAGTGGCGAAAATAGCCTTGTCCTGCCGATGGGCAACTTCACCCGAGACGACCCTTTCACCGTTGCTCTCTGGGCCAGAACTCCCGACACCAAGGACCGCGCCGTCCTGTTCCACCGCTCCCGAGCCTGGACCGACGCCGGGAGCCGAGGCTATCAGCTCCTGATCGAGGACGGACGCCTCAGCGCTTCACTCGTCCACTTCTGGCCCGGCAACGCCATCGGCATCCAGGCCATTGACCCCATGCCCCCCGAGACCTGGGTCCACCTCGCCGTGACCTACGACGGATCAAGCCGAGCCGATGGAATCACCCTCTACGTCAACGGCCGCCCCGCACCCGTCGAGGTCGTCCGCGACCACCTGGTCAAGGACATCACCGGTGGCGGCGGCGACGAATTGACATTCGGCCAGCGCTTCCGCGATCGAGGCTTCATCGGCGGCATGATCGACTCGATCAAGGTCGCCGACCGCCGCCTCACGCCGCTCGAAGTCGCTCATCTGTACGACGGAACCTCAATTGCCGATGCGTTGACCTCTCCCAATGAGCACCTGTTCGCCTATTACCTGGCGAACCACGACCCCGAGTACCGTGCTCGCCTCGCGGCCCTCCGCGACCTCCGCCGACAGCGATCGAGCCTGGTTGAGTCGATTCCCGAGCTGATGGTCATGCGGGAAATGCCCGAGCCTCGCCAGACCTTCCTGCTCGCCCGAGGCGCCTACGATGCTCCCCGCGACCCGGTCGAGTCGGGCACGCCCGAGGCCCTCTTGCCCTTCCCGACCGACCAGCCCCGCAACCGCCTTGGCCTCGCCCGGTGGCTGACCGACCCCGAGCACCCGCTCACGGCCCGCGTCGCCGTCAACCGCCACTGGAAGGATCTGTTCGGTCGAGGGCTTGTTGCCACTCCCGAGGACTTCGGCAGCCAGGGAGCCGCCCCCCCCCACCCCGAACTGCTCGACTGGCTTGCTCAATCGTTCATCGACTCCGGCTGGGACGTGAAACAGTTGATCCGAACGATCGTCACCTCCTCCACCTACCGGCAAGATTCAACCGTCGATCCCGAGGTCCGGGCCCGCGACCCGGAGAACCTCCTGCTCGCCCGAGGCCCCGTTCGTCGACTGCGGGGTGAGACGATCCGGGATGCCGCCCTCGCCGCCAGCGGGCTTCTGGTCGAGACGATCGGCGGTCGGCCGGTCAAGCCGTATCAGCCCGCCGGTATCTGGGAGGAGAACTCTGGTCAAACCTACGTCCGAGACGAAGGCCCCGGCAGCCGCCGCCGCAGCCTTTACACCTTCTGGAAGCGAACCGCGCCGCCACCATCGATGATCACCCTCGATGCCTCCGCTCGTGAGGTCTGTACCGTACTTCGCCCAACGACCATGACCCCGCTTCAGGCCCTCCTTCTTTTGAACGATCCTCAATATGTGGAAGCCGCCCGCGCCCTTGCCGTGCGGGCCATGCACGAAGGAGGAGACACGCTCGACGCCCGGATTACCTTTGCGTTCCGATCCGCCATTGGCCGAGCACCCACCCCCGACGAATCCGAGATCCTGACCGAGGTCTACCACGAACAGATCGACGAGTTTCAGGAGGCTCCCTCCCGCGCCGAGGCCTTCCTCGCCATCGGCGACGAGCCGCCCGACCCGAGCCTCGACCCGGTCGAGCAGGCCGCCTTTGCCGTCCTCGTGCAGGTGATCTTGAACCACGATGAATGTCATATGAAACGGTGA
- a CDS encoding class I SAM-dependent methyltransferase, which produces MHTPDKDQAGTGLGMAATVEAPTSIGTSGFYPLVLRWFGMLPFQRSTGGGTTLRKRFTRGWYEFLSFMDRRVHLMFMNYGYASLDQDEPTVALQPEDAKNRYFIQLYHRVASAVDLRGKAVLEVGSGRGGGASFVSRYLEPGSMTGMDYADRAVDFCKRTYHEDGLSFASGDAEQMPWPDASFDVILNVESSHCYPHMDRFVREAFRVLRPGGHLLFADMRHRDVIGSVFESFREAGFEIVEEQEITRNVLRALELDNDRKSGLIHREVPRVFRPMFRCFAGMAGTESFQSFASGEWVYWRFVLRKPEAAGGVSTGD; this is translated from the coding sequence ATGCACACTCCGGACAAGGATCAGGCTGGAACGGGGCTTGGCATGGCGGCCACCGTCGAGGCGCCCACCTCGATCGGTACGAGCGGCTTCTATCCGCTGGTGCTCCGATGGTTCGGGATGCTTCCCTTTCAGCGGTCGACGGGGGGTGGAACCACGCTCCGGAAGCGCTTCACACGCGGCTGGTACGAGTTTCTGAGCTTCATGGACCGTCGGGTCCACTTGATGTTCATGAACTACGGATACGCAAGCCTCGACCAGGACGAGCCGACGGTCGCCTTGCAGCCGGAAGACGCGAAGAACCGCTATTTCATCCAGCTTTATCACCGGGTCGCCAGCGCTGTCGATTTGCGAGGCAAAGCGGTGCTGGAAGTGGGTTCGGGCCGAGGGGGTGGCGCCTCGTTTGTGAGTCGATACCTGGAACCGGGCTCGATGACCGGCATGGACTACGCCGATCGTGCCGTGGACTTTTGCAAGCGGACCTATCACGAGGACGGCCTGAGCTTCGCCTCGGGAGACGCGGAGCAGATGCCCTGGCCTGATGCGTCGTTCGACGTGATCTTGAACGTCGAGTCGTCGCATTGCTATCCGCACATGGATCGCTTTGTCCGAGAGGCGTTCCGGGTGCTTCGGCCCGGCGGGCACTTGCTTTTTGCAGACATGAGACACCGCGATGTGATCGGATCGGTCTTTGAATCGTTCCGCGAGGCCGGCTTCGAGATCGTCGAGGAGCAGGAAATTACTCGCAACGTGCTGCGAGCCCTGGAACTGGATAACGATCGCAAGAGCGGCCTGATTCACCGTGAGGTTCCCCGGGTGTTTCGCCCGATGTTCCGATGCTTCGCCGGAATGGCGGGAACCGAGTCGTTCCAGTCGTTCGCCTCGGGCGAGTGGGTGTACTGGAGATTCGTGCTGCGCAAGCCCGAAGCAGCCGGTGGCGTGTCTACCGGTGACTGA
- a CDS encoding SDR family oxidoreductase: MSDRPLFITGATGALGRRLIHELLDTTDRTLYLLIRRKGRLSTQDRARKLLAPLGLDALVGSRVRAVEGDVTQPGLGLDPADRDRLRREVVEFFHIAALTELNGSQDQCQRINIGGTTEALRVAWDLLEKGRLERHFHFSTAYVPGSLRPYRSLEDEMAPEPAHANHYEASKYEGERLVRTAMAAGLPVTIFRPSIVVGDSATGEVTEFNVIYPFFKLYVHGILDVLPARADETFNIVPIDFVTRAVRAIASQPDSVGKTYHLTSDRPPSIGTLLRVKDIEFPKMPPVTLVDPDEFDRGTHSFVVNKVRRFIQPYLGYLRCQLTFDTSNARSALEGSGIAFPETDYEFLKRILQYAVDRKYLIA, translated from the coding sequence ATGAGTGACCGGCCTCTTTTTATCACCGGAGCGACTGGCGCCCTTGGCCGCCGCCTGATTCACGAGTTGCTTGACACCACGGACCGGACGCTCTACCTGCTGATCCGCCGCAAAGGGCGGCTTTCGACGCAGGATCGAGCCCGCAAGCTTCTGGCCCCGCTCGGGCTGGATGCCCTGGTCGGTTCTCGGGTCAGGGCGGTGGAAGGAGACGTAACCCAGCCGGGCCTTGGCCTGGACCCGGCGGATCGCGATCGGCTGCGACGCGAGGTGGTCGAGTTCTTCCACATCGCGGCTCTGACCGAACTGAACGGCAGTCAGGATCAGTGTCAGCGCATCAACATCGGCGGCACGACCGAGGCGTTGAGGGTCGCCTGGGATCTGCTGGAGAAGGGACGGCTTGAACGGCACTTCCACTTCAGCACCGCCTACGTGCCGGGGAGCCTTCGGCCGTATCGGTCGCTCGAAGACGAGATGGCTCCCGAGCCGGCCCATGCGAATCATTATGAAGCGAGCAAGTACGAGGGGGAGCGACTCGTTCGCACAGCGATGGCCGCCGGCCTGCCGGTGACGATCTTCCGCCCGAGCATCGTTGTCGGCGACTCGGCCACGGGTGAAGTCACCGAGTTCAATGTCATTTACCCGTTTTTCAAATTGTATGTTCATGGAATCTTGGACGTCTTGCCGGCAAGGGCCGACGAAACGTTCAACATCGTGCCGATCGACTTCGTCACACGGGCGGTCCGGGCGATCGCCTCGCAGCCCGACTCGGTGGGGAAGACGTACCACCTCACGTCGGATCGGCCGCCGTCGATCGGAACCTTGCTGCGTGTTAAGGACATCGAATTCCCGAAGATGCCGCCCGTCACGCTGGTTGATCCGGATGAATTCGATCGAGGGACGCATTCGTTCGTGGTGAACAAGGTGAGGCGGTTTATTCAGCCGTATCTGGGCTACCTGCGCTGCCAGCTGACCTTTGACACGTCGAACGCCCGGTCTGCGCTGGAGGGATCGGGAATCGCGTTTCCGGAAACCGATTACGAGTTTCTTAAGCGAATCTTGCAGTACGCGGTGGACCGCAAGTATTTGATCGCCTGA
- a CDS encoding alpha/beta hydrolase: MPLDPYAQALLDLQQMTGFRGFDTMPVAEARAMMAARMADVPREAVARVEDRTTEAGLPLRVYWPESDAPSPRPALVFSHGGGWVLGDCNMVDGTCRSLANASGCVVASVDYRLAPEHHFPTAAEDASHAFQWVRAEAGRLGIDPARIAVGGDSAGGNLAIVSCLMARDRREPAPAFQLLIYPVADSACDSPSYSECATGFGLTRDAMQYYWRQYLGEWGDGRQPYASPLLADLTGLPPAFVLTAEYDPLRDEGEALARRLTEAGVATTHRRFDGQIHGFFHLGHIMPQGKEAVTEAAQALRRAFG, encoded by the coding sequence ATGCCGCTCGACCCGTATGCTCAGGCCCTGCTCGACCTGCAACAGATGACCGGCTTTCGTGGCTTCGACACGATGCCCGTGGCCGAGGCTCGAGCCATGATGGCCGCCCGCATGGCCGACGTGCCACGAGAGGCGGTCGCCCGCGTCGAGGACCGAACCACCGAGGCGGGTCTTCCACTGCGGGTCTACTGGCCCGAGTCCGACGCCCCCTCACCCCGACCAGCCCTCGTCTTCTCGCACGGCGGCGGCTGGGTCCTGGGCGATTGCAACATGGTGGATGGGACCTGCCGGAGCCTGGCCAACGCCTCCGGGTGCGTTGTCGCCTCGGTCGACTACCGCCTCGCTCCCGAACACCACTTCCCGACCGCGGCCGAGGACGCCTCCCATGCCTTTCAATGGGTTCGGGCCGAGGCCGGCCGCCTCGGGATCGACCCGGCTCGCATCGCCGTCGGCGGTGACAGCGCAGGGGGGAACCTGGCAATCGTCTCCTGCCTGATGGCCCGCGATCGGCGCGAGCCGGCACCGGCCTTCCAGCTCTTGATCTACCCCGTCGCCGACTCGGCCTGCGACTCTCCGTCTTACTCCGAGTGCGCCACCGGCTTCGGCCTGACACGAGACGCCATGCAGTACTACTGGCGGCAGTACCTCGGCGAATGGGGCGACGGTCGACAGCCGTACGCCTCTCCCCTGCTTGCCGACCTGACCGGCCTGCCCCCGGCCTTCGTCCTGACGGCTGAGTACGACCCGCTCCGCGACGAGGGGGAAGCCCTCGCGCGTCGCCTGACCGAGGCTGGCGTCGCCACCACCCACCGCCGTTTCGACGGCCAGATCCACGGTTTCTTCCACCTCGGCCACATCATGCCCCAGGGGAAGGAGGCCGTCACCGAAGCTGCCCAGGCACTTCGCCGGGCCTTCGGCTAA
- a CDS encoding DUF1501 domain-containing protein: MFFDPNSLDHPGLQLNRRHFFAKTGLGIGTAALAHLLGVEGQFASAATDANDSGLPGLPHFAPKAKRIISLFMSGGPSQLETFDYKPTLNDRNGEDLPESVRGGQRLTGMSANQATLPLAGSLFKFDRHGESGAWVSELLPYTAKIADELCIVKSMYTEAINHDPAITFLQTGAQIAGRPSIGSWLSYGLGSDNEDLPAFCVLITKGKSGQPLYSRLWGNGFLPSAHQGVLFRAGAEPVLYLQNPDGVTDAGRRKMLDRLRELHQIEHEETLDPVLDARIAQYEMAYRMQASVPEVADVSDEPDSTFDLYGPDARTPGTFAANCLLARRLAERGVRCIQLFHQDWDHHGGLPGGMRRECGQTDQASAALVIDLKRRGLLDDTLVVWGGEFGRTNYSQGKLTATDYGRDHHPRCFSIWMAGGGVKAGLSYGSTDEFGYNIAEDPVHVHDLHATILHLLGIDHERLTFKYQGRYFRLTDVHGRVLNDLLA, from the coding sequence ATGTTCTTCGATCCAAACTCCCTCGACCATCCCGGCCTGCAGCTCAATCGCCGCCACTTCTTCGCGAAGACGGGCCTCGGCATCGGCACCGCGGCGCTGGCACATCTGCTCGGCGTCGAGGGACAATTCGCATCGGCCGCAACCGATGCGAACGACTCCGGCCTGCCCGGTCTGCCGCACTTCGCGCCGAAGGCGAAGCGGATCATCTCCCTCTTCATGAGTGGCGGTCCGTCGCAACTGGAGACGTTCGACTACAAGCCGACCCTCAACGATCGCAACGGCGAGGACCTGCCCGAGTCCGTCCGGGGCGGCCAGCGTCTGACCGGCATGTCGGCCAACCAGGCGACCTTGCCCCTGGCCGGTTCGCTCTTTAAGTTCGATCGCCACGGCGAGTCGGGCGCGTGGGTCAGTGAGCTGTTGCCCTACACGGCCAAAATCGCGGATGAGCTTTGCATTGTCAAGTCGATGTATACCGAGGCGATTAACCACGACCCGGCGATCACCTTCCTGCAGACGGGGGCCCAGATCGCCGGTCGGCCGTCGATCGGCTCGTGGCTCAGCTATGGGCTTGGGTCGGATAATGAGGACCTGCCGGCCTTCTGCGTCCTGATCACCAAGGGGAAATCAGGGCAGCCGCTTTACTCTCGGCTCTGGGGGAATGGGTTCCTTCCATCAGCCCATCAGGGGGTCCTGTTCCGAGCCGGTGCCGAGCCGGTCCTCTACCTTCAGAATCCCGACGGCGTGACCGACGCCGGCCGCCGCAAGATGCTTGACCGGCTCAGGGAGTTGCACCAGATCGAGCATGAGGAGACGCTCGACCCGGTGCTCGACGCCCGGATCGCCCAGTACGAGATGGCCTATCGGATGCAGGCGTCGGTCCCCGAAGTTGCCGATGTCTCCGACGAGCCCGACTCGACCTTCGACCTCTACGGTCCCGACGCCCGGACCCCCGGTACCTTCGCGGCCAACTGCCTGCTCGCCCGTCGCCTGGCCGAGCGTGGCGTGCGCTGCATCCAGCTCTTCCACCAGGACTGGGACCATCATGGCGGCCTCCCCGGCGGCATGCGTCGCGAATGCGGGCAGACCGACCAGGCCAGCGCCGCCCTCGTGATCGACCTGAAGCGACGTGGGTTGCTCGACGACACCCTCGTCGTCTGGGGAGGCGAGTTCGGCCGCACCAACTACAGCCAGGGGAAACTGACCGCCACCGACTACGGCCGCGACCATCACCCCCGCTGTTTCTCCATCTGGATGGCCGGCGGCGGCGTCAAGGCTGGCCTTTCCTACGGTTCCACCGACGAATTTGGCTACAACATCGCCGAGGACCCCGTCCACGTCCACGACCTGCACGCCACGATCCTGCACCTGCTCGGCATCGATCATGAGCGGCTCACGTTTAAATATCAAGGTCGCTACTTTCGTTTGACCGACGTGCACGGCCGCGTCCTGAACGATTTGCTCGCATGA